A region from the Musa acuminata AAA Group cultivar baxijiao chromosome BXJ1-10, Cavendish_Baxijiao_AAA, whole genome shotgun sequence genome encodes:
- the LOC103969368 gene encoding probable sulfate transporter 3.4 isoform X1: MVGSSNRVESFPDATDLEASIPFPTPSLTPFQVHNVSVPQEQTTFQSLKQRLGEVFFPDDPFHQFKNKSFLRKMVLALHYFFPIFQWGSDYHLKLLKSDAISGVTIASLAIPQGISYAKLAGLPPVIGLYSSFVPPLIYSVLGSSRDLAVGPVSIASLVMGSMLREVVSPDKEPTLYLQLAFTATFFAGVFQASLGLLRLGFIVDFLSKPTLTGFMGGAAIIVSLQQLKGLLGIVHFTTKMGFIPVMQSVFENRTEWAWQTVVMGLSFLAFLLIARHISLRRPKLFWVSAAAPLTSVILSTILSFIFKAPNHGIKTIGHLQEGVNPPSVNMLDFGGPYLSLAIKTGIITGILALTEGMAVGRTFASLKNYQIDGNKEMVAIGAMNMAGSCASCYVTTGSFSRSAVNYNAGCKTALSNIVMASAVLFTMLFLMPLFYYTPNVMLSAIIIAAVIGLIDVRGAFLLWKVDKFDFLACMSAFFGVLLVSVQMGLAIAVGISLFKILIHATRPNTVILGNVPGTNSYRNLAQYREAVRVPSFLILGIESPIYFTNSMYLQERILRWVREEEERIVKSNESSLKCIVLDMAAVTAMDTNGMEALSELKKTFDRRSLDLVLANPVGEVAQKLSRSGTWELFGSEHIYMTVGEAIAAASYKCQT, from the exons ATGGTTGGAAGCTCGAACAGAGTGGAAAGCTTCCCAGATGCCACAGACCTTGAAGCCTCCATACCCTTCCCGACACCAAGCTTGACACCTTTTCAGGTCCACAATGTGTCTGTGCCACAGGAACAGACCACATTTCAGTCTCTCAAGCAGAGGCTAGGTGAGGTATTCTTCCCTGATGATCCTTTCCACCAGTTCAAGAACAAGTCTTTCCTCAGGAAGATGGTCTTGGCGCTGCATTATTTCTTCCCCATCTTCCAGTGGGGCTCTGATTACCACCTTAAGCTCCTCAAGTCTGATGCCATCTCAGGCGTCACCATTGCTAGTTTGGCCATCCCACAA GGAATTAGCTACGCTAAGCTTGCCGGTCTGCCTCCCGTCATCGGCCTCT ATTCCAGTTTTGTGCCACCATTGATTTATTCTGTTCTTGGGAGCTCGAGAGATCTCGCCGTCGGCCCGGTATCAATTGCATCGTTGGTCATGGGATCCATGTTAAGAGAGGTGGTCTCCCCTGATAAGGAGCCTACCCTGTATCTTCAGCTTGCTTTCACGGCTACCTTCTTTGCTGGTGTTTTCCAAGCCAGCTTGGGTCTTCTAAG GTTGGGTTTCATCGTAGATTTTCTATCGAAGCCGACGCTGACCGGGTTCATGGGCGGTGCGGCGATCATCGTATCACTCCAGCAGCTGAAAGGGCTGCTCGGAATAGTTCACTTCACTACAAAGATGGGATTCATTCCGGTGATGCAGTCTGTTTTCGAGAATAGGACAGag TGGGCTTGGCAAACAGTCGTCATGGGTCTCTCCTTCCTGGCTTTCCTGCTGATAGCAAGGCATATA AGCCTTAGGAGACCCAAGCTGTTCTGGGTATCAGCAGCTGCTCCTCTTACCTCGGTGATCCTCTCCACCATCCTCTCCTTCATCTTCAAAGCTCCAAACCATGGCATCAAAACG ATTGGGCACTTACAGGAAGGGGTGAACCCTCCCTCGGTGAACATGCTGGACTTTGGAGGCCCCTACCTGAGTCTTGCAATCAAAACGGGAATAATTACTGGAATCCTGGCTCTCACA GAAGGAATGGCCGTGGGGAGGACATTTGCTTCCCTGAAGAACTATCAGATTGATGGTAACAAAGAGATGGTGGCCATAGGAGCCATGAACATGGCAGGATCATGCGCTTCATGTTATGTCACAACTG GTTCATTTTCTCGATCGGCTGTGAACTATAACGCTGGGTGTAAAACAGCACTATCCAACATAGTCATGGCATCTGCTGTGCTCTTCACAATGCTATTTCTCATGCCACTGTTCTATTATACTCCCAACGTGATGCTGTCAGCGATCATTATAGCGGCGGTGATCGGACTGATCGATGTCCGAGGTGCATTCCTGCTGTGGAAGGTGGACAAATTTGATTTCCTGGCTTGCATGAGCGCTTTCTTTGGGGTTCTCCTCGTCTCGGTGCAGATGGGTCTCGCCATAGCT GTGGGCATCTCATTGTTCAAAATTCTGATTCACGCTACCAGGCCGAACACGGTGATCTTGGGAAACGTCCCGGGAACGAACAGCTACAGGAATCTGGCACAATACAGGGAGGCCGTAAGGGTGCCTTCGTTTCTGATCCTCGGCATCGAGTCCCCTATCTATTTCACCAATTCGATGTATCTGCAAGAAAG AATCTTGAGATGGGTgcgagaagaggaagagaggatCGTGAAGTCGAACGAGAGCTCCCTCAAGTGCATCGTGCTGGACATGGCTG CCGTGACAGCAATGGACACAAACGGCATGGAAGCGCTCTCAGAGCTGAAGAAGACGTTCGACAGGAGATCTCTCGAT CTTGTACTGGCTAATCCTGTTGGAGAAGTGGCACAGAAGCTGTCTCGTTCAGGTACTTGGGAGCTTTTCGGATCGGAACACATCTACATGACGGTGGGCGAGGCCATTGCTGCAGCCTCCTACAAGTGCCAGACTTGA
- the LOC103969370 gene encoding uncharacterized protein LOC103969370 isoform X2, protein MAKKRKPEAVTRRLDEVDRTIYSTFRGGANSLSQIYTQALAQKKVAFQAGERYALNETDGEDTLTPNSELVHQHFQSAIQSTNGNVDNSASMNGSAEGDRIHQIGHCDQTKNSSFATAALSSLVDSSSGLPCYLLQGPSSDGCLAQENETRYHESNPLNQNGEMGPFDLSSSSMDMHSDSPTR, encoded by the exons ATGGCGAAGAAGAGGAAGCCGGAGGCGGTGACGAGGCGGCTGGACGAGGTGGACCGCACCATCTACTCGACCTTCCGTGGCGGCGCCAACTCGCTGTCGCAGATCTACACCCAGGCCTTGGCGCAGAAGAAGGTCGCCTTCCAGGCCGGGGAGCGCTACGCCCTG AATGAGACTGATGGTGAGGACACATTAACCCCAAATTCTGAATTGGTGCATCAACATTTTCAATCTGCAATACAGTCTACAAATGGGAACGTTGACAACTCTGCCAGTATGAACGGATCTGCAGAAGGTGATCGTATCCACCAGATTGGTCACTGTGATCAAACGAAGAACTCAAGCTTCGCAACTGCTGCTTTATCTAGCCTGGTTGACAGCAGCAGCGGTTTGCCTTGTTACCTATTGCAAGGTCCGAGTTCAGATGGTTGTCTGGCACAGGAAAATGAAACAAGGTACCACGAGTCAAACCCTCTTAACCAAAATGGAGAAATGGGTCCTTTTGATCTCAGTTCATCATCAATGGATATGCATTCTGATAGTCCCACACGATAG
- the LOC103969372 gene encoding WRKY transcription factor 28-like: MFQPATARGVLPNQGWVGSPEIMVTSHMGFDLRASPPPPLLGSPCFAGGGGVAASHPRGNLLPFPTKHGDGNRPAQLGASSSSNVRPWPEEDASNKKELLAGNKKKKKKKKNSFVGNENMVSNLSIGATRKKKLKVRKKLREPRFCFKTMSDVDVLDDGYKWRKYGQKVVKDTQHPRSYYRCTQGDCRVKKRIERLAEDPRMVITTYEGRHAHSPSHHEEESQASSKLNLFWQ, translated from the exons ATGTTTCAACCTGCCACTGCCCGTGGAGTGCTGCCGAACCAAGGTTGGGTGGGCAGTCCAGAGATCATGGTGACTTCCCACATGGGCTTCGACCTCCGTGCATCACCTCCCCCCCCTCTCCTCGGCTCTCCTTGCTTTGCTGGTGGTGGTGGCGTTGCTGCTTCGCATCCGAGGGGAAACCTCCTTCCCTTCCCTACAAAACATGGAGATGGCAATCGCCCAGCTCAACTCGGAGCTTCCTCCTCGAGTAATGTACG GCCATGGCCTGAAGAGGATGCATCGAACAAGAAGGAACTATTAGCtggaaacaagaagaagaagaagaagaaaaagaacagtTTTGTAGGCAATGAGAACATGGTCAGCAATCTATCAATCGGTGCtacaaggaagaagaagctgaaggtgaggaagaagctgAGGGAACCAAGGTTTTGTTTCAAGACAATGAGCGATGTGGATGTGCTAGATGATGGTTACAAGTGGAGGAAGTATGGGCAGAAGGTTGTCAAGGACACCCAACACCCAAG GAGCTACTACCGGTGTACGCAGGGCGATTGCCGTGTGAAGAAGCGGATCGAGCGGCTGGCGGAGGACCCGAGGATGGTGATCACTACGTACGAGGGCAGGCATGCACACTCTCCCTCGCACCACGAGGAGGAGTCCCAGGCTTCTTCCAAGCTCAACCTGTTCTGGCAGTGA
- the LOC103969371 gene encoding protein GIGANTEA, producing the protein MSISNEKWIDGLQFSSLFWPPPQDENQRQAQVLAYVEYFSQFTTEEFPEDITQLIQTHYPSQEKRLLDEVLAIFILHHPEHGHAIVHPILSLIIDGTLVYDRNDPPFSSFISLVGQNSEKEYSEQWALACGEILRILTHYNRPIYKVEHHNSETERSNSGNHATTSKPVKQDGHVQILQEHDRKPLRPLSPWITDILLASPLGIRSDYFRWCGGVMGKYAAGGELKPPTTACSRGSGKHPQLMPSTPRWAVANGAGVILSVCDEEVARYETANLTAAAVPALLLPPPTTPLDEHLVAGLPPLEPYARLFHRYYAIATPSATQRLLLGLLEAPPSWAPDALDAAVQLVELLRAAEEYASGMRLPRNWMHLHFLRAIGIAMSMRAGVAADAAAALLFRILSQPTLLFPPLWHAEGVAVHHEPLGGCISSYKKQLEAPASEASIEATAQGIATMLCAHGPDVEWRMCTIWEAAYGLLPLSSSAVDLPEIVVAAPLQPPPLSWNLYLPLLKVLEYLPRGSPSEACLVRIFVATVEAILRRTFPSKHSTEQSRKPRTHGSMWSTTKNLAIAELHTMIHSLFLDSCATIDLASRLLFVVLTVCVSHEALPNGSKRATDCGSYSAEEIIEVPQIVNGKTANRNKNRKKQGPVATFDSYVLAAICALACELQLFPMISKNGMHSNSKDSANSIKAAKTTRVAHELHNSIKSAVCHTSRILGILEALFSLKPSSIGTLWSYSSDEIVAAAMVAAHVSELFGRSKACMNALSVMMHCKWDVEISTRASSLYNLIDIHGKIVASIVHKAEPIEAQLAHAQVRRDDPACSGGRISVIASSSIFEPEDIPCSESSNSLSRILVKTDRGILSTGTIVETSGKGISSLPVDASDLANFLMTDRYIGYNCGAQALLRSVFAEKQELCFSVVSLLWHKLIAAPETKMSAESTSAHQGWRQVVDAICNVVSASPTKASTAIVLQAEKDLQPWIARDDEQGQRMWRINHRIVKLIVELMRNHESPEALIILASASDLLLSATDGMLVDGEACTLPQLELLEVTAKAVQLVLHWGGPGLAVVDGLSNLLKCRLSATIRCLSHPSALVRALSKSVLRDILHHGSSLNVDNSSYQRLNLGSINWRSDIDKCIQWEAQSRIATGLTLAYLSAAAKELGCPIDS; encoded by the exons ATGTCCATCTCGAATGAGAAGTGGATTGATGGGCTCCAGTTCTCGTCGCTCTTCTGGCCACCACCTCAAGATGAGAACCAAAGACAG GCACAAGTTTTGGCCTATGTTGAATATTTTAGCCAATTCACCACAGAAGAGTTCCCAGAAGATATAACTCAG TTAATCCAAACCCATTATCCGTCTCAAGAAAAGCGCCTTTTGGATGAAGTTCTGG CTATATTTATTCTGCATCATCCGGAGCATGGCCATGCAATTGTCCATCCTATTCTTTCACTTATAATTGATGGGACATTGGTGTATGATAGAAATGACCCTCCTTTTAGTTCTTTCATATCCTTAGTCGGCCAAAATTCAGAG AAAGAGTATTCTGAGCAATGGGCTTTAGCTTGTGGGGAAATATTACGTATATTAACTCACTACAATCGGCCAATTTACAAGGTTGAACATCATAACAGTGAAACTGAGCGGAGCAATAGTGGTAACCATGCAACGACAAGTAAGCCTGTGAAACAAGATGGCCACGTTCAAATTCTGCAGGAACATGATAGGAAGCCACTACGACCACTATCTCCCTGGATTACTGACATATTGCTTGCTTCACCATTGGGCATCAGAAGTGATTATTTCAGATG GTGTGGTGGGGTCATGGGAAAATATGCGGCTGGTGGTGAACTAAAGCCTCCAACAACTG CTTGTAGTCGTGGATCTGGAAAACATCCTCAACTTATGCCATCAACTCCTCGATGGGCTGTTGCCAATGGAGCTGGAGTTATTTTAAGTGTTTGTGATGAGGAGGTAGCCCGTTATGAAACTGCAAATTTGACAGCAGCAGCTGTCCCTGCACTCCTGCTTCCTCCTCCTACAACTCCCTTGGATGAGCATCTTGTTGCTGGGCTGCCTCCTCTAGAGCCTTATGCTCGTTTGTTTCATAG GTACTATGCAATTGCTACACCAAGCGCGACACAACGGCTTCTTCTTGGACTTCTTGAAGCACCTCCATCATGGGCACCAGATGCGCTTGATGCTGCAGTGCAACTAGTTGAACTCCTTAGAGCAGCCGAGGAGTATGCATCTGGCATGAGG CTTCCAAGAAACTGGATGCATTTGCATTTCCTACGTGCAATTGGCATTGCAATGTCCATGAGAGCTGGTGTTGCTGCAGATGCTGCAGCTGCTTTACTCTTCCGCATACTTTCTCAACCTACACTGCTTTTTCCTCCTCTATGGCATGCTGAAGGAGTTGCTGTCCATCATGAACCTCTTGGTGGATGTATATCATCATATAAGAAACAG CTCGAGGCTCCTGCTTCAGAAGCTTCTATTGAAGCAACAGCTCAGGGAATTGCAACAATGTTATGTGCCCATGGTCCTGATGTTGAATGGAGAATGTGTACCATTTGGGAAGCTGCATATGGTTTGCTTCCTCTGAGTTCCTCAGCTGTTGACTTGCCTGAAATAGTAGTTGCAGCCCCATTGCAGCCTCCTCCCTTGTCTTGGAATTTGTATTTGCCACTTTTAAAAGTCTTGGAGTATCTCCCTCGAGGAAGCCCATCTGAAGCATGCCTTGTAAGGATATTTGTTGCTACTGTTGAAGCTATACTCAGAAGAACTTTTCCTTCAAAACACTCCACTGAGCAATCAAGAAAACCAAGAACTCATGGAAGCATGTGGTCTACCACTAAGAACCTTGCTATCGCGGAGCTTCATACTATGATTCACTCGCTGTTTCTGGATTCTTGTGCAACAATTGACCTTGCATCCCGCTTGTTGTTTGTCGTGCTAACTGTTTGCGTCAGTCATGAAGCTTTGCCAAATGGGAGTAAAAGGGCAACAGATTGTGGTAGTTATTCTGCAGAGGAAATCATCGAGGTGCCGCAAATTGTTAATGGAAAAACTGCTAACAGAAACAAAAATCGGAAGAAACAAGGACCTGTAGCAACATTTGATTCTTATGTTCTGGCAGCCATATGTGCATTGGCATGTGAACTTCAGTTGTTcccaatgatttcaaaaaatggTATGCACTCAAATTCTAAGGATTCTGCAAACAGTATCAAGGCTGCAAAAACTACTAGAGTTGCTCATGAGTTACACAATAGTATTAAGTCTGCTGTCTGTCACACTAGCCGAATTCTTGGAATTCTGGAAGCTCTATTCTCATTGAAACCATCCTCTATTGGTACTTTATGGAGCTACAGTTCAGATGAGATAGTCGCTGCTGCTATGGTTGCTGCACATGTTTCTGAGTTGTTTGGAAGATCAAAGGCTTGCATGAATGCTCTCTCTGTTATGATGCATTGTAAGTGGGACGTGGAGATTTCGACTAGGGCATCTTCACTTTATAATCTTATTGACATACATGGCAAAATTGTTGCCTCCATAGTTCACAAGGCTGAACCTATTGAAGCACAATTGGCACATGCACAGGTACGAAGGGATGATCCAGCATGTTCCGGTGGTAGAATATCAGTTATTGCAAGCAGTAGCATCTTTGAACCAGAGGATATTCCATGCTCAGAATCTAGCAATAGTTTGTCAAGAATACTTGTAAAGACTGACAGAGGAATCTTATCTACTGGCACTATTGTAGAGACATCAGGGAAAGGTATTTCAAGTTTGCCGGTTGATGCTTCagatttagcaaattttttaatGACAGACCGATACATTGGCTACAATTGTGGTGCACAAGCTCTTCTAAGATCTGTGTTCGCAGAGAAACAGGAATTATGTTTCTCTGTTGTTTCATTGCTGTGGCATAAACTGATTGCAGCTCCAGAAACAAAAATGAGTGCAGAAAGTACATCTGCTCACCAGGGTTGGAGACAG GTCGTGGATGCAATTTGCAATGTTGTTTCAGCATCACCAACAAAAGCATCCACAGCCATTGTTCTACAG GCCGAAAAGGATTTGCAACCCTGGATTGCAAGGGATGACGAACAAGGACAGAGAATGTGGAGAATCAACCATAGAATAGTCAAATTGATCGTGGAACTTATGAGAAACCATGAAAGCCCCGAAGCATTGATTATCTTGGCAAGTGCTTCAGATCTTTTACTCAGTGCCACAGATGGAATGCTTGTCGATGGCGAAGCATGCACCCTGCCTCAGTTGGAG CTCTTAGAAGTGACAGCTAAAGCAGTTCAACTTGTCCTACACTGGGGGGGACCGGGTCTTGCAGTTGTAGACGGCCTCTCAAATCTGCTGAAG TGTCGTTTATCAGCAACGATCCGCTGTCTTTCTCATCCAAGTGCGCTTGTTCGTGCTCTCAGCAAATCGGTTCTTCGTGACATACTGCATCACGGTAGTAGTTTAAATGTGGATAATTCATCTTACCAGCGCTTAAATCTGGGCAGCATCAACTGGCGATCAGACATAGACAAATGCATACAATGGGAAGCCCAAAGCAGGATTGCGACTGGTTTAACGCTTGCCTACCTGAGTGCCGCTGCCAAGGAACTGGGCTGCCCCATCGACTCCTAA
- the LOC103969368 gene encoding probable sulfate transporter 3.4 isoform X2 has protein sequence MVGSSNRVESFPDATDLEASIPFPTPSLTPFQVHNVSVPQEQTTFQSLKQRLGEVFFPDDPFHQFKNKSFLRKMVLALHYFFPIFQWGSDYHLKLLKSDAISGVTIASLAIPQGISYAKLAGLPPVIGLYSSFVPPLIYSVLGSSRDLAVGPVSIASLVMGSMLREVVSPDKEPTLYLQLAFTATFFAGVFQASLGLLRLGFIVDFLSKPTLTGFMGGAAIIVSLQQLKGLLGIVHFTTKMGFIPVMQSVFENRTEWAWQTVVMGLSFLAFLLIARHISLRRPKLFWVSAAAPLTSVILSTILSFIFKAPNHGIKTIGHLQEGVNPPSVNMLDFGGPYLSLAIKTGIITGILALTEGMAVGRTFASLKNYQIDGNKEMVAIGAMNMAGSCASCYVTTGSFSRSAVNYNAGCKTALSNIVMASAVLFTMLFLMPLFYYTPNVMLSAIIIAAVIGLIDVRGAFLLWKVDKFDFLACMSAFFGVLLVSVQMGLAIAVGISLFKILIHATRPNTVILGNVPGTNSYRNLAQYREAVRVPSFLILGIESPIYFTNSMYLQESNCQSSSFVQKCFCITTNICNSWSQNLEMGARRGREDREVERELPQVHRAGHGCRDSNGHKRHGSALRAEEDVRQEISRSCTG, from the exons ATGGTTGGAAGCTCGAACAGAGTGGAAAGCTTCCCAGATGCCACAGACCTTGAAGCCTCCATACCCTTCCCGACACCAAGCTTGACACCTTTTCAGGTCCACAATGTGTCTGTGCCACAGGAACAGACCACATTTCAGTCTCTCAAGCAGAGGCTAGGTGAGGTATTCTTCCCTGATGATCCTTTCCACCAGTTCAAGAACAAGTCTTTCCTCAGGAAGATGGTCTTGGCGCTGCATTATTTCTTCCCCATCTTCCAGTGGGGCTCTGATTACCACCTTAAGCTCCTCAAGTCTGATGCCATCTCAGGCGTCACCATTGCTAGTTTGGCCATCCCACAA GGAATTAGCTACGCTAAGCTTGCCGGTCTGCCTCCCGTCATCGGCCTCT ATTCCAGTTTTGTGCCACCATTGATTTATTCTGTTCTTGGGAGCTCGAGAGATCTCGCCGTCGGCCCGGTATCAATTGCATCGTTGGTCATGGGATCCATGTTAAGAGAGGTGGTCTCCCCTGATAAGGAGCCTACCCTGTATCTTCAGCTTGCTTTCACGGCTACCTTCTTTGCTGGTGTTTTCCAAGCCAGCTTGGGTCTTCTAAG GTTGGGTTTCATCGTAGATTTTCTATCGAAGCCGACGCTGACCGGGTTCATGGGCGGTGCGGCGATCATCGTATCACTCCAGCAGCTGAAAGGGCTGCTCGGAATAGTTCACTTCACTACAAAGATGGGATTCATTCCGGTGATGCAGTCTGTTTTCGAGAATAGGACAGag TGGGCTTGGCAAACAGTCGTCATGGGTCTCTCCTTCCTGGCTTTCCTGCTGATAGCAAGGCATATA AGCCTTAGGAGACCCAAGCTGTTCTGGGTATCAGCAGCTGCTCCTCTTACCTCGGTGATCCTCTCCACCATCCTCTCCTTCATCTTCAAAGCTCCAAACCATGGCATCAAAACG ATTGGGCACTTACAGGAAGGGGTGAACCCTCCCTCGGTGAACATGCTGGACTTTGGAGGCCCCTACCTGAGTCTTGCAATCAAAACGGGAATAATTACTGGAATCCTGGCTCTCACA GAAGGAATGGCCGTGGGGAGGACATTTGCTTCCCTGAAGAACTATCAGATTGATGGTAACAAAGAGATGGTGGCCATAGGAGCCATGAACATGGCAGGATCATGCGCTTCATGTTATGTCACAACTG GTTCATTTTCTCGATCGGCTGTGAACTATAACGCTGGGTGTAAAACAGCACTATCCAACATAGTCATGGCATCTGCTGTGCTCTTCACAATGCTATTTCTCATGCCACTGTTCTATTATACTCCCAACGTGATGCTGTCAGCGATCATTATAGCGGCGGTGATCGGACTGATCGATGTCCGAGGTGCATTCCTGCTGTGGAAGGTGGACAAATTTGATTTCCTGGCTTGCATGAGCGCTTTCTTTGGGGTTCTCCTCGTCTCGGTGCAGATGGGTCTCGCCATAGCT GTGGGCATCTCATTGTTCAAAATTCTGATTCACGCTACCAGGCCGAACACGGTGATCTTGGGAAACGTCCCGGGAACGAACAGCTACAGGAATCTGGCACAATACAGGGAGGCCGTAAGGGTGCCTTCGTTTCTGATCCTCGGCATCGAGTCCCCTATCTATTTCACCAATTCGATGTATCTGCAAGAAAG CAACTGCCAATCAAGTTCCTTCGTACAGAAGTGTTTTTGCATTACGACAAACATATGTAATTCTTGGTCGCAGAATCTTGAGATGGGTgcgagaagaggaagagaggatCGTGAAGTCGAACGAGAGCTCCCTCAAGTGCATCGTGCTGGACATGGCTG CCGTGACAGCAATGGACACAAACGGCATGGAAGCGCTCTCAGAGCTGAAGAAGACGTTCGACAGGAGATCTCTCGAT CTTGTACTGGCTAA
- the LOC103969370 gene encoding uncharacterized protein LOC103969370 isoform X1 yields the protein MAKKRKPEAVTRRLDEVDRTIYSTFRGGANSLSQIYTQALAQKKVAFQAGERYALEKLYQLIVRYSDAGSTVTVADIVAYLQNETDGEDTLTPNSELVHQHFQSAIQSTNGNVDNSASMNGSAEGDRIHQIGHCDQTKNSSFATAALSSLVDSSSGLPCYLLQGPSSDGCLAQENETRYHESNPLNQNGEMGPFDLSSSSMDMHSDSPTR from the exons ATGGCGAAGAAGAGGAAGCCGGAGGCGGTGACGAGGCGGCTGGACGAGGTGGACCGCACCATCTACTCGACCTTCCGTGGCGGCGCCAACTCGCTGTCGCAGATCTACACCCAGGCCTTGGCGCAGAAGAAGGTCGCCTTCCAGGCCGGGGAGCGCTACGCCCTG GAAAAACTTTACCAACTGATTGTGAGATACAGTGATGCAGGGTCAACAGTGACTGTAGCTGATATAGTTGCTTATTTGCAG AATGAGACTGATGGTGAGGACACATTAACCCCAAATTCTGAATTGGTGCATCAACATTTTCAATCTGCAATACAGTCTACAAATGGGAACGTTGACAACTCTGCCAGTATGAACGGATCTGCAGAAGGTGATCGTATCCACCAGATTGGTCACTGTGATCAAACGAAGAACTCAAGCTTCGCAACTGCTGCTTTATCTAGCCTGGTTGACAGCAGCAGCGGTTTGCCTTGTTACCTATTGCAAGGTCCGAGTTCAGATGGTTGTCTGGCACAGGAAAATGAAACAAGGTACCACGAGTCAAACCCTCTTAACCAAAATGGAGAAATGGGTCCTTTTGATCTCAGTTCATCATCAATGGATATGCATTCTGATAGTCCCACACGATAG
- the LOC103969369 gene encoding FCS-Like Zinc finger 10: MLRKSSGPVRKDQSKGYLMYHSASGCCFSSDGVVKKTGVTFGSRGSLESDAVWSPASPLDKGFSSGINGRNKCWDGSRVGLGLIDALGDESSPWGKVLGFPRNENIVFASQMRSNISIPKSHQVGLGDDSLGAAPKSLQPRIGSSKPGSVCSGMTIELKGCRLEHEEFGLLHSCPVDTGRSLLLTKSIGNILRSNSEVLVSDSENSMDSWSLAKEDTSFSSSYEFISSLSASEIEQSEDYTCITSHGPNPKKTHIFGDCILDSHCIESPTIRNKQRKDNEGSCKKNSEGGKYICMHRVKEAFGSCKCRDRGSSLEKRIEKSRITSSVSPASAFHEETFLDDMKLAS, encoded by the exons ATGCTGAGGAAAAGCAGCGGACCAGTTCGCAAGGATCAAAGCAAAGGGTACCTGATGTATCATTCAGCCTCAGGCTGCTGCTTCTCGTCTGATGGTGTGGTGAAGAAGACCGGTGTGACGTTTGGCAGCAGGGGCTCGTTAGAGTCCGATGCAGTTTGGAGCCCTGCATCTCCTTTGGACAAGGGCTTTAGCTCAGGCATTAATGGTCGGAACAAATGTTGGGACGGAAGCAGGGTAGGCCTCGGCCTGATTGATGCTCTCGGTGATGAATCCAGTCCGTGGGGGAAGGTGTTAGGGTTCCCCAGGAACGAGAACATTGTGTTTGCTTCACAGATGAGGTCCAACATCTCAATCCCCAAATCACATCAGGTAGGTTTGGGAGATGATTCTTTGGGAGCGGCTCCAAAATCCTTACAACCTCGGATTGGATCATCCAAACCTGGTTCAGTTTGCTCAGGGATGACCATAGAATTAAAAGGATGTAGATTGGAACATGAGGAATTTGGACTGCTCCATTCATGTCCGGTGGATACCGGTAGATCTTTGCTCCTTACGAAATCCATCGGCAACATCCTTAGGTCCAATTCCGAAGTTCTTGTATCAGATTCCGAGAACTCCATGGATTCTTGGTCACTGGCCAAAGAGGACACCAGTTTTAGCTCTTCCTATGAATTTATCAGTTCACTTTCAGCAAGCGAGATCGAGCAATCGGAGGATTACACTTGCATTACATCTCATGGTCCTAACCCTAAGAAGACTCACATTTTTGGAGACTGCATACTTGACAGCCACTGCATTGAATCACCAACCATCAGGAACAAGCAGAGGAAAGACAATGAAGGGTCTTGCAAGAAGAATTCGGAGGGGGGAAAGTACATCTGCATGCATAG AGTCAAGGAAGCCTTTGGTAGCTGCAAATGTCGCGACCGGGGATCTTCGCTCGAAAAAAGGATAGAGAAATCCAGAATCACTTCATCTGTCTCTCCTGCTTCAGCATTCCATGAGGAGACATTTCTTGATGATATGAAACTGGCTTCGTAG